The following are encoded together in the Macadamia integrifolia cultivar HAES 741 chromosome 10, SCU_Mint_v3, whole genome shotgun sequence genome:
- the LOC122090772 gene encoding cullin-1, with translation MTTPEHIIVDFEQGWKIIQKGITKVENFLEGLPETQISSEEYVTIYETIYNMSTQKPPHDYSQELYDKYRVSIEEYITLMVLPSLREKHDEFMLRELVKRWSNHKVMVKRLSLFFNYLGRFFILRRCLPALNEVGVTCFRDLVYKEVNGKVRDAIIYLIDQEREGEQIDRALLKDVIDIFVEIGMGHMDCYENDFEAAMLKDTAAYYSRKASNWILDDSCPDYMLKAEECLKQEKDRVSHYLHYSSEQKLLKVCDVEFKQYQDRRKAQQ, from the exons ATGACCACGCCTGAGCACATAATCGTCGACTTTGAGCAAGGATGGAAGATCATACAGAAAGGCATCACGAAGGTCGAGAACTTCTTAGAAGGACTTCCTGAGACACAGATCTCTTCTGAGGAGTACGTGACTATTTACGA AACCATCTACAACATGAGCACTCAGAAGCCTCCTCATGATTATTCCCAAGAGCTTTATGACAAGTATAGAGTGTCCATAGAAGAGTACATTACTTTAATG GTATTGCCTTCTTTAAGGGAGAAACATGATGAATTTATGTTGAGAGAGCTTGTGAAAAGATGGTCAAATCATAAGGTTATGGTTAAGCGGCTTTCACTTTTCTTCAATTACCTTGGCcgattttttattcttaggAGGTGTCTTCCTGCACTTAATGAAGTTGGAGTCACTTGCTTCCGTGATCTG GTCTACAAGGAGGTGAATGGGAAAGTCAGAGATGCTATAATTTATTTG ATTGATCAAGAGCGCGAGGGAGAACAGATTGACCGAGCATTATTGAAGGATGTTATAGATATCTTTGTCGAAATTGGAATGGGGCATATGGATTGTTACGAGAATGACTTTGAAGCAGCCATGCTTAAAGATACTGCTGCATATTATTCTCGTAAGGCTTCAAATTGGATTCTGGACGATTCTTGTCCTGATTACATGCTAAAG GCTGAGGAGTGCTTAAAACAAGAGAAGGATCGGGTTTCTCATTACTTGCATTATAGCAGCGAGCAGAAATTATTGAAGGTATGTGATGTAGAATTCAAGCAGTACCAGGATAGGAGGAAGGCCCAACAGTGA